From one Candidatus Neptunochlamydia vexilliferae genomic stretch:
- a CDS encoding ISAs1 family transposase, giving the protein MGTQKNIAEKIVHKGADYTLALKGNQSKLNDEVENFFDQAIKYGELGIDFHKFEVEEKGKGRHEIRQIYTATESGFLGDYKLHWKGLSTIVCIESKVTKKEITSKERRYYISSLQESSEEIGLLIRGHWGIESTHWILDVAFREDNLTARAGYITENLSLIRRISLNYLTKEKSVKLGTANKRLKAAYDKEYLLKVLGVKSFS; this is encoded by the coding sequence ATGGGAACCCAAAAAAATATTGCCGAAAAAATAGTGCATAAAGGAGCCGATTATACCCTCGCTCTGAAAGGAAATCAGTCAAAACTAAATGACGAAGTTGAAAATTTCTTTGATCAGGCTATTAAATATGGTGAACTCGGGATTGACTTTCACAAGTTTGAAGTAGAAGAAAAGGGAAAAGGTCGACATGAGATTCGTCAAATATACACAGCGACTGAATCAGGTTTTCTTGGGGATTACAAGCTTCATTGGAAGGGGTTGTCGACTATTGTCTGTATTGAGTCTAAGGTAACCAAAAAGGAGATTACCAGCAAAGAGCGCCGATATTATATCAGTAGCTTGCAAGAATCCTCGGAGGAAATAGGCCTTTTGATTCGAGGACATTGGGGTATTGAAAGTACGCACTGGATTTTAGATGTAGCATTTCGAGAAGACAACTTAACAGCTCGAGCAGGATATATTACAGAAAACCTATCCCTCATTCGCCGTATTTCCTTGAATTACTTAACCAAAGAGAAGTCAGTAAAATTGGGCACAGCTAACAAACGTCTGAAGGCTGCCTACGATAAGGAATATTTACTTAAGGTGCTAGGTGTCAAATCTTTTTCATAA
- a CDS encoding GNAT family N-acetyltransferase, which produces MILETKRLIIRDFSEEDLDALAPILGDPQVMEYSMTGPLSREDTSTCLQKRIFQHYQEHGYGLWALISKETSQLIGFAGPIHQEVDGEKCVEIGYRLAPSEWGEGLATKAVIAIRDYAIKELKLDKLIAIIEPTNIRSTRVAEKAGFKLAKQTIFHGFNVGIYTYGKT; this is translated from the coding sequence ATGATTTTAGAAACAAAGCGGCTTATTATTCGAGACTTTAGTGAAGAAGACCTTGATGCCCTTGCCCCGATTTTAGGGGACCCTCAAGTGATGGAATACTCGATGACAGGTCCCCTTTCTCGCGAGGATACAAGCACGTGTCTTCAAAAGAGGATCTTTCAACACTATCAAGAGCATGGATATGGTTTATGGGCCCTTATCTCTAAAGAAACCAGTCAGTTGATCGGCTTTGCAGGGCCTATTCATCAAGAGGTTGATGGGGAGAAATGCGTTGAGATTGGTTATCGACTCGCTCCTTCTGAATGGGGGGAGGGGCTTGCAACCAAGGCGGTGATTGCCATTAGAGATTATGCGATCAAAGAGCTGAAGCTCGATAAACTCATTGCGATTATTGAACCAACGAATATCCGTAGTACACGGGTAGCAGAAAAAGCAGGGTTTAAACTCGCGAAGCAAACCATCTTTCATGGCTTTAATGTAGGAATTTACACGTATGGAAAGACCTAA
- a CDS encoding nucleotide triphosphate diphosphatase NUDT15: MERPKIGVGALVLNEGKILLGKRIHAHGVGTWCPPGGHLEFGETPADCAARELEEETGLIAEEIFPGPWTNDIFETEGKHYVSLFMLVNKFQGVLELKEPDKCESWEWFSWDALPSPLFLSLENLVGSGVYNMSDAFL, encoded by the coding sequence ATGGAAAGACCTAAGATAGGTGTAGGGGCTCTCGTTCTCAATGAGGGGAAGATCCTTTTGGGAAAAAGGATCCATGCCCATGGAGTAGGAACCTGGTGTCCTCCAGGAGGACACTTGGAGTTTGGGGAGACCCCGGCTGATTGTGCTGCAAGAGAGCTGGAAGAAGAAACCGGTCTGATTGCAGAAGAGATTTTTCCTGGCCCTTGGACGAATGATATCTTTGAGACAGAGGGGAAGCATTATGTCAGCCTCTTTATGCTCGTCAACAAGTTTCAAGGAGTTCTAGAGCTTAAAGAGCCTGATAAGTGTGAAAGCTGGGAGTGGTTTTCCTGGGACGCGCTTCCTTCGCCTTTGTTCTTGAGCCTGGAAAACCTTGTTGGTTCAGGCGTTTACAATATGAGTGATGCCTTCCTTTAG
- a CDS encoding GxxExxY protein, translating to MKMLIEKIIEAATEVHHTLGGPGLLETIYESALVHELSLLGITSQRQVPVPVLYKSQEVRDPLFLDLIVEEEVIIEIKATGKDYPMYRAQLATYLRLMGK from the coding sequence ATGAAAATGCTTATTGAAAAAATCATCGAAGCGGCTACAGAGGTGCACCATACCCTTGGGGGACCAGGCCTTCTCGAGACCATTTACGAGTCCGCTCTTGTCCATGAGCTCTCTCTTCTTGGAATTACTAGCCAAAGGCAAGTTCCCGTCCCCGTCCTCTATAAAAGTCAAGAGGTGCGCGACCCTCTTTTTCTCGATTTGATCGTAGAAGAAGAGGTGATCATCGAGATTAAAGCAACAGGGAAGGACTACCCTATGTATCGGGCGCAGCTTGCTACCTACCTCCGCCTCATGGGCAAATAA